Proteins co-encoded in one Kribbella solani genomic window:
- a CDS encoding L,D-transpeptidase: MRDERGGTSVPALAVLVLLGVVAAIGIFGNKDKTITVDLSTLTASTTATTIATAPLDTQPYSGTDGLVVHPRNEAALFSAPGGDAVGKIGPTQFGPTWLPVVDQSDGWVRVLLPSKPNRSTAWMQDGDLDRASSSYLIRVHTSSRTLELFLNNKSLGSWKAGVGATKTPTPPGRTFLLGSIIDHKRSASPIVLPLGAHSPTLDTFGGGPGTVAIHGWPNPRVFGAAISAGCVRVPRAALAHLQKVPLGTLVLIDSK, encoded by the coding sequence ATGCGGGACGAGCGGGGCGGTACCTCGGTTCCTGCCCTCGCCGTGCTCGTGCTGCTCGGTGTCGTCGCCGCCATCGGGATCTTCGGCAACAAGGACAAGACGATCACCGTCGACCTCAGCACGCTGACCGCGTCGACGACCGCCACCACGATCGCGACCGCGCCGCTGGACACCCAGCCGTACTCGGGCACCGACGGCCTGGTCGTGCATCCGCGCAACGAGGCCGCGCTGTTCAGCGCGCCGGGCGGTGACGCGGTCGGCAAGATCGGGCCGACCCAGTTCGGGCCGACCTGGCTTCCGGTGGTGGACCAGTCCGACGGCTGGGTACGGGTGCTGCTGCCCTCCAAGCCGAACCGGTCCACGGCGTGGATGCAGGACGGCGATCTCGACCGGGCCTCGTCGTCGTACCTGATCCGGGTTCACACCAGCTCACGCACGCTCGAGCTGTTCCTGAACAACAAGAGCCTCGGCAGCTGGAAGGCCGGGGTCGGCGCGACCAAGACGCCGACGCCGCCCGGCCGGACCTTCCTGCTCGGCTCGATCATCGATCACAAGCGCTCCGCGTCCCCGATCGTGCTGCCGTTGGGTGCGCACAGTCCCACCTTGGACACGTTCGGTGGCGGACCTGGTACGGTCGCGATCCACGGCTGGCCGAATCCGCGCGTCTTCGGGGCAGCGATCAGCGCGGGCTGCGTCCGGGTACCGAGGGCCGCGCTCGCCCATCTGCAGAAAGTTCCGCTCGGGACCCTGGTCCTGATCGACAGCAAGTAA